Sequence from the Streptomyces mobaraensis NBRC 13819 = DSM 40847 genome:
CGGCCCGCCAGCCCAGGTGTTCGCCGACGAGGGTGGCCAGCGGCAGGCCCAGCAGCGTGCCGAGCATCAGCCCGTTCATGACCGTGCCGAGCGCCCGGCCGCGCGTCTCGGGGCTCGCGAGCTGCGCCGCGAGGGAGACGCCGATGCCGAAGAACGCCTGGGAGGCGACGCCGGTGACGATGCGGGCGACCAGCATCACCGGGTAGTCGGTGGCGGTGGCGGCCAGTACGTTGCCGGCCAGGAAGACGGCGAACAGCACGTACAGCGCGCTCTTCTGGCACATCCTCATCAGCGCGACGGTGAGGAAGGGCCCGCCGAGGGCCATGGCGGCGGCGTAGGCCGTGATCAGGTACCCGACCTCGGGCACGGTGGCGTCCAGCCCCTCCGCGAGCTGCGGCATCAGCCCGGCGACCACGAACTCGCTGGTGACCATGGCGAAGATGCCCAGCGCGAGCACGTAGACGGGCCGGGGGACGGTGGTGGCTCGGCTCATACGGCAACACCTTTCCTAACCGATCGTTCCAATAAGGAGGCGAAGGAAAACCCCCTGGAGCACAGGGGGTTTCGGACGCCGGGCGGGCTCAGCGCAGGACGCTCAACGCCCCGTCGACCGCGTCCTCCACCCGTCGGCGCCCGTCGGCGGTCTTGCCGACGACGCGCAGGCCCTGGAGGAAGGTGACGAAGAACCGGGCGAGGGCGCGCGGGTCGGCGCCCTCCGCCAGCTCGCCCTGGTGGCGGGCCCGGACGAGGGCGCCGGCGACGGCCGTCTCCAGTTCGTCCAGGGCCGACGCGACCCGCCGTTCGGCCTGCTCGTCACCGGGCAGCACCTCGACGGCGGTGTTGGTGACCAGGCAGCCCTTGCGGTCCGGGTCGTCCAGGGTCTCGGCGGCGTACCGCAGCAGCAGTTCCCGGACGGCGGGCAGGGCGGG
This genomic interval carries:
- a CDS encoding TetR/AcrR family transcriptional regulator → MGRNKEFDPDAALRSALDLFWRKGYEATSMQDLVDHLGVNRGSLYATFGSKHALYLRALDRYCELKGEASLELLGRPGPALPAVRELLLRYAAETLDDPDRKGCLVTNTAVEVLPGDEQAERRVASALDELETAVAGALVRARHQGELAEGADPRALARFFVTFLQGLRVVGKTADGRRRVEDAVDGALSVLR